Proteins from a genomic interval of Chanos chanos chromosome 3, fChaCha1.1, whole genome shotgun sequence:
- the dgcr2 gene encoding integral membrane protein DGCR2/IDD yields MLPKADSSSFVLLLSLLFVLTVTDPPRTGPRLALARLLSELRCSPGQFACRSGKMQCIPMSWRCDGWTACEDKSDEMDCPPMKEESYRYGNGFDQVEDVMGVAQPVRFNKKCPSGWHHYERTASCYKVYLRKENYWQAVDTCHKVNGSLATFVTNEELQFILKIEVDFDEKVCERKDQCKFWVGYQYVITNQNHSLEGRWEVAYKGSMQVFLPPEGLTNFGEANPTQDNVFCAQLQRFQIKSMNERGLHSWHAENCYKKFPFLCKRRQTCVDIKDIVVNEGYYFTPKGDDPCLSCTCHDGEPEMCVAALCERPQGCQHFRKDPKECCKFTCLDPDGNSLFDSMASGMRLIVSCISSFLILSLLLFMVHRLRQRRRERIETLIGGNLHHFNLGRRVPGFDYGPDAFGTGLTPLHLSDDGEGGAFHFQEPPPPYAAYKYPDIHHPDDPPPPYEASINPDSILYVDLGRTGIPLTAGQMSVEVDSPQRDTPGQAPGPEQALEEREDSIDSSTLLVAPDTPTETEPAVTETTTVDCTSTSSLSTVV; encoded by the exons ATGTTGCCGAAGGCTGACAGCAGCAGTTTcgtccttctcctctctcttctcttcgtTCTGACTGTAACAGATCCACCACGGACAG GCCCCCGGCTTGCTCTGGCCAGGCTGCTGTCCG AGCTGAGGTGTAGCCCTGGACAGTTTGCCTGCCGCAGTGGGAAGATGCAGTGCATTCCCATGTCCTGGCGCTGTGACGGCTGGACCGCCTGCGAGGACAAGAGTGACGAGATGGACTGTCCCC CTATGAAGGAGGAGAGCTATCGCTACGGTAACGGCTTCGATCAGGTGGAGGACGTGATGGGCGTGGCCCAGCCTGTGCGCTTTAACA AGAAATGCCCCAGCGGCTGGCACCACTACGAGAGGACAGCCAGCTGTTATAAGGTCTACCTGAGGAAGGAGAACTACTGGCAGGCAGTGGACACCTGCCACAAAGTCAACGGTTCCCTCGCCACCTTCGTCACCAACGAGGAACTGCAGTTCATCCTCAAGATCGAGGTGGACTTCGAcgagaaagtgtgtgagaggaaagACCAGTGCAa GTTCTGGGTGGGATATCAGTACGTCATCACAAATCAGAATCATTCTCTCGAGGGCCGATGGGAAGTCGCTTATAAAG GATCGATGCAGGTGTTTCTCCCTCCGGAGGGGCTGACCAACTTCGGCGAGGCGAACCCCACACAGGACAACGTGTTCTGTGCTCAGCTGCAGCGTTTCCAGATCAAGAGCATGAACGAGCGAGGCCTCCACAGCTGGCACGCGGAGAACTGCTACAAGAAATTCCCCTTCCTGTGCAAGAGGA gacaGACCTGTGTGGACATTAAGGACATTGTGGTGAACGAGGGGTACTACTTCACTCCGAAGGGCGACGACCCCTGTCTGAGCTGCACCTGTCACGACGGAGAGCCAGAGATGTGTGTGGCCGCCCTGTGCGAGCGTCCGCAGGGGTGCCAGCATTTCCGCAAGGACCCCAAAGAGTGCTGCAAATTCACCTGTTTGGACCCcg ATGGAAACAGCCTGTTTGACTCCATGGCCAGTGGGATGCGTCTGATCGTCAGCTGCATCTcctccttcctcatcctctccctgctcctcttcATGGTCCACCGTCTCCGGCAGCGCAGACGCGAACGCATCGAAACACTCATCGGAGGAAACC tgcaTCATTTTAACCTGGGCCGACGGGTCCCGGGCTTTGACTACGGTCCCGACGCCTTCGGTACGGGTCTGACGCCCCTGCACCTGTCCGACGACGGCGAGGGTGGAGCCTTTCACTTCCAGGAGCCCCCGCCTCCGTACGCAGCCTACAAATACCCAGACATCCACCATCCCGATGACCCTCCACCTCCGTACGAAGCCTCCATCAACCCCGACAGCATCCTCTACGTTGACCTGG gaCGGACTGGGATTCCCCTGACGGCCGGGCAGATGAGCGTGGAGGTCGACTCCCCCCAGCGGGACACCCCGGGGCAGGCGCCAGGCCCCGAGCAGGCCCTGGAGGAGCGGGAGGACTCCATAGACAGCAGCACCCTGCTCGTGGCCCCCGACACCCCCACCGAAACGGAGCCGGCCGTGACGGAGACCACGACCGTGGACTGCACCAGTACCTCCTCCCTCAGCACGGTGGTCTAG
- the car15 gene encoding carbonic anhydrase 15 has translation MVLMYLVICSVVLLPSSSSDFCYDEGYCDPYAWGDYFPSCHPIIEGHHSPINLDHQVRRNLSLDMLHLEGFDSTQRGRWRLKNDGHSIMLEVDSGMTVSGGGLPGTYETVQLHFHWGSSSTNGSEHTIGQLRFPMEMHIVNMKSIHPNLTAALDDPTGLAVLGFFIDVAYADNVNFRPISDAVPSVAYKGQTASIRPFPLISLLPQNNLSQYYRYHGSLTTPPCSQVVLWTVYEAPIYISWAQLKQFVNGVYSTEEGAEKQAHLHNNFRHIHPTFSRTVYASKDARVLTDATCPPLSGAAFTLLIALTVTGLSSAL, from the exons ATGGTGTTAATGTACCTGGTCATTTGCTCTGTCGTTTTATTACCATCTTCATCGTCAG ACTTTTGTTATGATGAAGGATACTGTG ATCCATATGCGTGGGGAGACTATTTTCCTTCTTGCCATCCCATAATAGAAGGACATCACTCGCCAATCAACCTGGATCACCAGGTGAGGAGGAACTTGTCTCTGGACATGCTGCACCTGGAGGGCTTTGACTCGACCCAGAGAGGGAGGTGGCGGTTGAAAAACGATGGTCACTCCA tcATGCTGGAGGTGGACAGCGGCATGACGGTGAGCGGTGGTGGACTTCCTGGGACGTATGAAACCGTCCAGCTGCATTTTCACTGGGGCAGTTCATCGACCAACGGATCAGAACACACCATCGGACAGCTCAGGTTCCCCATGGAG ATGCACATAGTGAACATGAAGTCCATCCACCCCAACCTGACCGCTGCTCTGGATGACCCAACCGGCCTCGCCGTTCTGGGGTTCTTCATCGAC GTTGCTTATGCTGACAATGTTAACTTCAGACCCATCTCAGACGCAGTTCCATCCGTCGCCTACAAAG GGCAAACGGCGTCTATTAGACCGTTCCCGCTGATAAGCCTTCTACCTCAGAACAACCTGTCACAGTATTATCGTTACCATGGCAGCCTCACCACTCCGCCCTGCTCACAGGTGGTCCTGTGGACCGTCTATGAGGCCCCTATTTACATCTCCTGGGCTCAG cTGAAGCAGTTTGTGAATGGAGTGTATTCCACAGAGGAGGGGGCCGAGAAACAGGCTCACCTGCATAACAACTTCAGACACATCCACCCGACTTTCAGCCGCACTGTTTACGCCTCCAAAGACGCCAGAGTGCTCACGGACGCTACCTGCCCTCCTCTGTCTGGAGCCGCCTTCACACTCCTCATCGCTCTCACGGTCACTGGTCTCAGCTCTGCGCTCTAA
- the LOC115807234 gene encoding testis-specific serine/threonine-protein kinase 1-like, with amino-acid sequence MADVQVLKKRGYTLGISLGEGSYAKVKSAYSNRLKTNVAVKIINRKKAPSDFLEKFLPRELEILASLNHRNIVRAYEIFETSEGKVYMVMELGVQGDLLEFIKFRGALPEDFSRKLFCQLSSAIKYVHDLDVVHRDLKCENLLLDKDFNLKVSDFGFSRRISYDESGRMVLSKTFCGSAAYAAPEVLQGIPYNPKVYDIWSMGVVLFVMLCGSMPYDDSNVKKMLKIQKEHRVNFPRSKSVPTECKDLIYRMLNPDVARRIEIDDILEHSWLKGKPKGHAGSKKHHQDGPSTSKNESKEEARHVPDSENRTATKTGSESRCCEDKHGCAGPSRQANPRSAPEAKPNDYESD; translated from the coding sequence ATGGCTGATGTACAGGTTCTGAAGAAACGGGGCTACACCCTAGGCATCAGTTTGGGAGAAGGATCGTATGCAAAGGTGAAGTCGGCATACTCTAATCGCCTTAAAACCAACGTCGCAGTCAAAattataaacagaaaaaaggcgCCTTCCGATTTCTTGGAGAAATTTTTACCACGCGAACTGGAAATTCTTGCATCTCTCAACCACCGCAACATCGTTAGAGCCTACGAAATTTTCGAAACCTCCGAGGGTAAGGTGTACATGGTCATGGAACTCGGCGTGCAAGGAGACCTGCTTGAATTCATCAAATTCCGAGGAGCGTTGCCCGAAGATTTCAGCAGAAAACTTTTTTGTCAACTGTCCTCAGCTATCAAGTACGTCCACGATCTCGATGTCGTTCACAGGGACTTAAAATGCGAAAACCTGCTTCTAGACAAAGACTTCAACCTCAAAGTGTCCGACTTCGGATTTAGCAGGAGGATAAGTTACGACGAAAGTGGCCGAATGGTACTGAGCAAAACTTTCTGCGGGTCTGCGGCTTACGCGGCGCCGGAGGTCCTGCAAGGGATCCCGTATAACCCTAAAGTCTACGACATATGGAGCATGGGTGTCGTGCTGTTTGTAATGCTTTGCGGATCTATGCCGTACGACGACTCCAACGTCAAGAAGATGCTCAAGATACAAAaggaacacagagtcaacttcCCGCGCTCAAAGTCAGTGCCAACTGAATGTAAAGATCTAATATACAGAATGCTAAACCCTGACGTGGCCAGGAGAATTGAGATAGACGATATTCTGGAACACTCTTGGTTGAAAGGGAAACCGAAAGGGCATGCCGGGAGCAAAAAACACCACCAGGACGGACCGTCCACGTCAAAAAACGAGTCCAAAGAGGAGGCAAGACATGTTCCTGACAGCGAAAACAGGACGGCCACCAAAACCGGCTCTGAGAGCAGATGTTGCGAGGACAAACACGGCTGTGCTGGACCATCCAGGCAAGCGAATCCAAGATCAGCCCCTGAAGCCAAGCCAAATGATTATGAATCCGACTAA